In Eupeodes corollae chromosome 3, idEupCoro1.1, whole genome shotgun sequence, a single genomic region encodes these proteins:
- the LOC129949141 gene encoding uncharacterized protein LOC129949141, producing MNSQSEHDLNKHQDPDQATSLPNVSIENITSEQNDSNLNNDTELIINKQTSVYVIDSTGRLSLIDMNSQNFQETNDRILNSPPQISQGNQNDDLASLLKSFNLYDELYTFLKGKHINVEGLKYIQKHHMDKLFEGFDNFNTRIVFEHKLGIWQSSNGIFNLSSQSTLTNQSIASWIRETNSPSCSPSYSPSSNSNASESDIMVFDILNKTEQGKALITNYKKNNNLKPEDRTNVVRKIIQHYTENNKNLSVKGCAKLAEQIVSIFPTEQKATYYVPGVKRGPPKGKLYDRYRGQRRAMKKLGVYECPSTSNAKKTKVQADVVEEDINKDSLSEVELLSIFNQLKHNRNWEIVLPQWVQTVRLRREMIDKNNDSGLSQIFLDWPLYKYSKAQELIEIDYKFMKPGKTFQFEKWEIFCRHALDFFSERIKTSFLKTYLHDFRIKLDSGMLDMDNINLGYVQLLHGVLTPAARKFQGKSKKFTIDDSVSAFNLEVKQAADIDSFLDKRREECLQQKVKLQPLIIVVGEKFSFKDFYVAIDNVKYKMQSYLECIDFYLKMTYVLNIEYPPQCLSVWTFIQIFLFEIDDGDIIPSVQTFINDILHS from the exons ATGAATTCACAATCGGAACATGATTTAAACAAACATCAAGACCCTGATCAAGCTACAAGTTTACCGAATGTATCCATTGAAAATATTACATCAGAGCAAAAtgattcaaatttaaacaatgATACTGAACTAATAATCAACAAACAAACATCAGTTTATGTGATTGATTCAACAGGACGTTTAAGTCTTATTGATATGAATtcacaaaattttcaagaaacaaATGATCGTATTTTAAATTCACCGCCCCAAATATCACAAGGAAATCAAAATGATGACCTAGCTAGTCTCTTGAAATCCTTTAATTTATATGACGaactttatacttttttaaaag GCAAACACATAAATGTAGAAGGTCTAAAATATATACAGAAACATCACATGGATAAGTTGTTTGAAggatttgacaactttaataCAAGAATTGTTTTCGAACACAAACTTGGCATCTGGCAAAGTTCTAAC GGTATTTTTAATCTGAGTTCGCAGAGTACTTTAACAAATCAATCAATAGCATCTTGGATTCGTGAAACTAATAGTCCATCATGTAGTCCATCATATAGTCCATCATCAAATAGTAATGCTTCAGAAAGTGAT ATTATGGTTTTTGACATACTCAACAAAACTGAGCAGGGAAAAGCTTTAATTACGAActacaagaaaaataataatttaaaacctgAAGATCGAACCAATGTCGTacgaaaaataattcaacactacaccgaaaacaacaaaaatctttcTGTTAAGGGATGTGCTAAGCTCGCAGAACAAATTGTTAGCATTTTTCCGACTgaacaaaaa GCAACCTACTATGTTCCAGGAGTGAAAAGAGGTCCCCCAAAAGGCAAACTTTACGACCGATATAGAGGACAAAGAAGGGCAATGAAAAAATTAGGAGTATATGAGTGCCCTTCGACTTCCAATGCGAAGAAAACCAAAGTTCAGGCGGATGTTGTCGAGGAAGATATAAACAAAG ACTCTTTAAGCGAGGTTGAGCTGTTAAGCATTTTTAACCAACTAAAACACAACCGGAATTGGGAAATCGTTCTCCCACAGTGGGTTCAGACAGTAAGACTTCGTAGAGAAATGATCGACAAAAATAATGACTCTGGTCTATCACAAATCTTTTTGGACTGGCCtctttataaatattcaaaagcaCAAGAACTG ATTGAAATAGACTACAAATTCATGAAGCCTGGGAAAACAttccaatttgaaaaatggGAGATTTTTTGTAGGCACGCCCTAGATTTTTTTTCGGAACGGATTAAAACAAGCTTTCTGAAAACGTATCTACACGATTTCAGAATAAAACTAGATTCGGGAATGCTTGATATGG ATAACATCAACCTGGGATATGTCCAACTTCTTCACGGAGTTTTGACACCGGCAGCCAGGAAGTTCCAgggaaaatccaaaaaatttacTATCGATGATTCCGTGTCAGCTTTTAATCTGGAGGTGAAGCAGGCAGCCGACATAGACAGTTTTCTGGACAAGAGGCGAGAGGAGTGCCTCCAGCAAAAAGTAAAACTTCAGCCTCTCATAATTGTTGTGGGAgaaaagtttagttttaaggatttttacGTTGCGATAGACAACGTGAAGTATAAAATGCAATCATATTTGGAATGcattgacttttatttaaaaatgacttacgttttaaatattgaatatccTCCACAATGTCTTTCAGTGTGgacatttatacaaatttttttgtttgaaattgatgaTGGGGACATAATCCCATCGGTGCAgacttttataaatgatatactccattcttaa